A region of Pyxidicoccus parkwaysis DNA encodes the following proteins:
- a CDS encoding extensin-like protein yields MKKAFEQNVSRAKPRLRLGALTGLIDPAAEPASSEPDVTAEAAPAPAAEAPDLSTEVRTRIERARAPRPTAAEAVDAALRAPETHAAPEAVAHAAPVAHAATVTHAAPVTYASPPPAPEVMHAPEPSATPVTFAAPPTALHLDGLAGGHIPEAHPMTQASSHHASLPHVTATVAEPVARVEAPPAEVEVQTPAPPREDIIQDSAERRERLKARLKAVRENPRPEPLPATVAEAGQRAVERITHLQAELVKVKALNLSLTQDLEVSRRQSEKATEEARLRMDEARRLSSEMEGRVKLLADLERELSALEGERDEALLSLQETRQALQAAARERQELEDEVARGKQALVDSLAEEERLASELEAAKDETVSLRRTVEALQGERDVLAQQVASLTAERAELLEARKALESVHRALSQAAIR; encoded by the coding sequence ATGAAGAAAGCCTTCGAACAGAACGTGTCCCGCGCCAAGCCCCGCCTCCGCCTGGGTGCGCTGACCGGCCTCATCGACCCCGCGGCTGAGCCCGCGTCCTCGGAGCCGGATGTCACCGCCGAGGCCGCTCCGGCCCCCGCCGCCGAGGCTCCGGACCTGTCCACCGAGGTCCGTACCCGCATCGAGCGGGCCCGCGCCCCGCGCCCCACCGCCGCCGAGGCGGTGGACGCCGCCCTGCGCGCGCCGGAGACGCACGCGGCTCCCGAGGCCGTGGCGCACGCGGCGCCCGTGGCTCATGCCGCCACCGTCACTCACGCGGCGCCCGTCACGTACGCGTCGCCGCCTCCGGCTCCCGAGGTCATGCATGCGCCGGAGCCTTCCGCCACGCCCGTCACCTTCGCCGCGCCGCCCACGGCGCTGCACCTGGATGGCCTTGCTGGTGGACACATTCCGGAGGCGCACCCCATGACGCAGGCCTCCAGTCACCACGCTTCGCTGCCCCACGTCACCGCCACCGTCGCCGAGCCCGTGGCCCGTGTGGAGGCTCCGCCCGCGGAGGTCGAGGTGCAGACGCCCGCTCCGCCGCGCGAGGACATCATCCAGGACTCCGCCGAGCGCCGCGAGCGGCTCAAGGCGCGCCTCAAGGCCGTGCGAGAGAATCCGCGTCCGGAGCCGCTGCCCGCCACGGTGGCGGAGGCCGGCCAGCGCGCGGTGGAGCGCATCACCCATCTCCAGGCTGAATTGGTGAAGGTGAAGGCGCTGAACCTGTCGCTCACGCAGGACCTCGAGGTGTCGCGCCGGCAGTCGGAGAAGGCCACCGAGGAGGCCCGGCTGCGCATGGACGAGGCGCGCCGGCTGTCCTCGGAGATGGAAGGCCGCGTGAAGCTGCTGGCCGACCTGGAGCGCGAGCTGTCCGCACTGGAGGGCGAGCGCGACGAGGCGCTGCTGTCGCTCCAGGAGACGCGGCAGGCGCTGCAGGCCGCCGCGCGCGAGCGGCAGGAGCTGGAGGACGAGGTCGCTCGCGGCAAGCAGGCGCTGGTGGACAGCCTCGCGGAGGAGGAGCGGCTCGCCAGCGAGCTGGAGGCCGCGAAGGACGAGACTGTCTCGCTGCGCCGCACGGTGGAAGCGCTCCAGGGCGAGCGCGACGTGCTGGCCCAGCAGGTGGCCTCGCTCACCGCCGAGCGCGCCGAGTTGCTGGAGGCCCGCAAGGCGCTCGAGTCCGTGCACCGCGCGCTCAGCCAGGCCGCGATTCGCTGA
- a CDS encoding ParA family protein — translation MEAPTYSSKQVAEMLGVSPKQIPEAARKEAYTPEDIWDLRTTLNAFPARLGHRRQLFLNFKGGTGKTSLSTSYAWRLAELGYAVLLIDLDSQGHATKCLGYEGEDFEKTLLDVLVRKTPLAKVIQKSTLPNLDFVPSNLTMSTVDLALMPMSGREFKLRNALKDVEAQYDVIVFDAPPSFGLLNLNALMAANDLFVPVLADFLSFHGLKLLFETVQSLEEDLNHVLDHVFIVVNSFNATFKLAKEALEALQTHYPEFLLPTIIRQCTKFAQASSEGRPVFVADPTSKGASDIQAMIDNILPRLVAAAAEAPKKGTQQAG, via the coding sequence ATGGAAGCGCCGACGTACAGCTCCAAGCAGGTGGCCGAGATGCTCGGCGTGTCTCCGAAACAGATTCCGGAGGCCGCGCGCAAGGAGGCCTACACCCCGGAGGACATCTGGGACCTGCGCACCACGCTGAACGCCTTCCCCGCGCGCCTCGGCCACCGCCGCCAGCTCTTCCTCAACTTCAAGGGCGGCACCGGCAAGACGTCCCTGTCCACCTCGTACGCCTGGCGCCTCGCGGAGCTGGGGTACGCGGTGCTCCTCATCGACCTCGACAGCCAGGGCCACGCCACCAAGTGCCTCGGCTACGAGGGTGAGGACTTCGAGAAGACGCTCCTGGACGTCCTCGTCCGCAAGACGCCGCTGGCCAAGGTCATCCAGAAGTCCACCCTGCCCAACCTGGACTTCGTCCCGTCCAACCTCACCATGTCCACGGTGGACCTCGCGCTGATGCCCATGTCCGGGCGCGAGTTCAAGCTGCGCAACGCCCTCAAGGACGTGGAGGCGCAGTACGACGTCATCGTCTTCGACGCGCCTCCGTCCTTCGGCCTGCTCAACCTCAACGCGCTGATGGCGGCGAATGACTTGTTCGTGCCGGTGCTCGCGGACTTCCTGTCCTTCCACGGCCTCAAGCTGCTGTTCGAAACGGTGCAGAGCCTGGAGGAGGACCTCAACCACGTGCTCGACCACGTCTTCATCGTGGTCAACTCCTTCAACGCCACCTTCAAGCTGGCGAAGGAGGCGCTGGAGGCCCTGCAGACGCACTACCCGGAGTTCCTGCTGCCCACCATCATCCGGCAGTGCACCAAGTTCGCGCAGGCCTCCAGCGAGGGCCGCCCCGTGTTCGTCGCGGACCCCACGTCCAAGGGCGCCAGCGACATCCAGGCCATGATTGACAACATCCTGCCGCGCCTGGTCGCCGCGGCAGCCGAAGCCCCGAAGAAGGGCACCCAGCAGGCCGGCTGA
- a CDS encoding HEAT repeat domain-containing protein — MSDERPDALLKSALEKIVYFEARAEQLHGELDSTREEMAHLRRELSEAHQRELDLRREVAELEVRVSRMQAEREELTRLNQALRGERHQLMDKLLDASRIRSSAQERDDEDDDLGLDLASFISQLRSEVLLRGEAGPVANGVVVPAVRGPSVPLRAQAPSGSTSEPPVAMSERELEKASEGLSPVAREAQRFFHEGRLGVSAAQHAELSAHAGFGAADESLFGFSVRELSAQDAAARVRAAERLKALAQPAAAPALAAALHAETDATAQVALLQAFASLCREQGASVVSPLLSSPVPEVRIAALKALLTLAPTDAAPHLAQAMKDPDRSVRRRASLLALGLEGETARRLGEEAIHDEDPEVRALAGLALGAGSGENARTLLLGALADREPRVRKAAAQSLSRILGQDVSSVVELDETHRRREIRRLATLPIKPVRARLEQPRAVAPVQVAAPVQVAAVGAPVQVMAVATNGASMHAASQGAPAQVMNGSGVATAQGTSPQPVYAFSTVGHAQAGSVASAQSPRASVPPPPSAAQVGATVPAARANPPASQPPASRLSPVQAALVAMQAQPAAPRAAAPVPEQPKPAPARPTVSPVEALCSQMLAEVRAAVRGRSLVELAVALSAPSELAQEALTLLSARGAVVRRGHKYFAA; from the coding sequence GTGAGCGACGAGCGTCCGGACGCGCTGCTCAAGAGCGCACTCGAAAAGATTGTGTACTTCGAGGCTCGCGCCGAGCAGCTCCACGGCGAGCTGGACTCCACGCGCGAGGAGATGGCGCACCTGAGGCGTGAGCTGTCCGAGGCTCACCAGCGCGAGCTCGACCTACGGCGCGAGGTGGCGGAGCTGGAGGTACGGGTCAGCCGGATGCAGGCCGAGCGCGAGGAGCTCACGCGGCTCAACCAGGCGCTGCGCGGCGAGCGGCACCAGCTCATGGACAAGCTGCTGGATGCGAGCCGGATCCGCTCGTCCGCGCAGGAGCGCGACGACGAGGACGATGATTTGGGGCTGGACCTGGCCTCGTTCATTTCCCAACTCCGCAGCGAGGTGCTGCTGCGCGGCGAGGCGGGGCCGGTGGCCAACGGCGTGGTGGTGCCTGCCGTGCGCGGGCCGTCCGTGCCGCTGCGCGCGCAGGCGCCGTCGGGTTCCACGAGCGAGCCGCCCGTGGCGATGTCCGAGCGGGAATTGGAGAAGGCGAGCGAGGGCCTGTCGCCGGTGGCTCGCGAGGCGCAGCGCTTCTTCCACGAGGGCCGGCTGGGCGTGAGCGCGGCGCAGCACGCGGAGCTGTCCGCGCACGCGGGCTTCGGTGCGGCGGATGAGTCGCTCTTCGGGTTCTCCGTGCGTGAGCTGTCCGCGCAGGATGCGGCGGCCCGGGTTCGCGCGGCGGAGCGGCTGAAGGCGCTGGCCCAGCCCGCCGCGGCGCCCGCGCTCGCCGCAGCGCTGCATGCGGAGACGGATGCGACGGCGCAGGTGGCGCTGCTGCAGGCGTTCGCTTCGCTGTGCCGAGAGCAGGGCGCGTCCGTGGTGTCGCCGCTGTTGTCGTCTCCGGTGCCGGAGGTGCGCATCGCCGCGCTGAAGGCGCTGCTGACGTTGGCACCGACGGATGCGGCGCCGCATCTCGCGCAGGCGATGAAGGACCCGGACCGCTCGGTGCGGCGTCGCGCGTCGCTGCTGGCGCTGGGGCTGGAGGGCGAGACGGCGCGCCGGCTGGGCGAGGAGGCCATCCACGACGAGGACCCGGAGGTTCGCGCGTTGGCGGGGCTGGCCCTGGGGGCTGGGAGTGGAGAGAACGCGCGCACGCTGCTGCTCGGCGCGCTGGCGGACCGCGAGCCTCGTGTGCGCAAGGCGGCGGCGCAGAGCCTGTCGCGGATTCTCGGGCAGGACGTGTCCTCCGTGGTGGAGCTGGATGAGACGCACCGGCGCCGCGAGATTCGACGGCTGGCGACGCTGCCCATCAAGCCCGTGCGCGCGCGGCTGGAGCAGCCCCGGGCAGTGGCTCCGGTGCAGGTTGCCGCTCCGGTGCAGGTTGCCGCCGTTGGTGCGCCGGTGCAGGTGATGGCCGTCGCTACGAATGGTGCGTCGATGCATGCCGCGTCGCAGGGTGCTCCCGCGCAGGTGATGAACGGTTCGGGCGTCGCTACCGCGCAGGGCACTTCGCCGCAGCCCGTCTACGCCTTCTCCACCGTCGGGCATGCGCAGGCCGGCTCCGTGGCATCGGCGCAGTCTCCTCGAGCCAGCGTTCCGCCGCCGCCTTCCGCCGCGCAGGTCGGCGCCACGGTGCCCGCCGCTCGCGCCAACCCGCCCGCATCCCAGCCTCCGGCCTCTCGCCTCTCACCCGTGCAGGCGGCCCTGGTCGCCATGCAGGCCCAGCCCGCCGCGCCCCGGGCCGCTGCTCCCGTGCCCGAGCAGCCGAAGCCCGCTCCGGCGCGTCCCACCGTGTCTCCCGTCGAGGCGCTGTGCTCCCAGATGCTCGCGGAGGTCCGCGCGGCGGTGCGCGGTCGCTCGCTCGTCGAGCTGGCGGTCGCCCTGTCGGCCCCCTCGGAGCTGGCCCAGGAGGCGCTCACGCTCCTGTCCGCCCGGGGAGCGGTGGTGCGAAGGGGGCACAAATACTTCGCCGCTTGA
- a CDS encoding helix-turn-helix transcriptional regulator, with protein sequence MEQRLATIIGNAVRAARQRLELTQADVAERVGIATEVYGRLERGHMLPSVRTLRKLCLVLNCSSDVLLGMAGGASVEGAPTLAEDPPEYRERPEVRRLLRTVRKLDAPRLRLLGQVAHALEN encoded by the coding sequence ATGGAACAACGACTGGCAACCATCATTGGAAACGCGGTCCGCGCGGCGCGGCAGCGGCTGGAGCTGACCCAGGCCGACGTGGCCGAGCGCGTCGGCATCGCCACCGAAGTCTACGGCCGCCTCGAGCGCGGTCACATGCTGCCCAGCGTCCGCACGCTCAGGAAGCTGTGCCTCGTCCTCAACTGCTCTTCGGACGTGCTGCTCGGCATGGCCGGAGGCGCGAGCGTGGAAGGCGCTCCCACGCTGGCGGAGGACCCGCCGGAGTACCGTGAGCGTCCCGAGGTGCGCCGCCTCCTGCGCACCGTGCGCAAGCTCGATGCGCCGCGTCTGCGGCTGCTCGGGCAGGTGGCTCACGCGCTGGAGAACTGA
- a CDS encoding fatty acid desaturase family protein yields the protein MTRAPRPPLPTFDLPQLAVHALWWVWFPSFILSWDALGLAGRLGMCALGWMVLFWNYAVLHNHMHVSTARPKLANWVVSRTLGMACGFPYRGYYIHHFNHHKYNDGPGDWGQRRPGEGALRYCLRSALTPWFWPFETVGQVWRFAKKRNQRLELVLDFLFVDGTLLALVLWRPALGLAWWAVLLVGQVCILWLNLAAHFETDASQRDALGNTSTSRFYNTFFFNAGYHQAHHLKPQMPWYELPEATRELAASSLVRPALITPLSPINPFWVARIVKRYSSEPCDPQTDSTITSGTPSAVT from the coding sequence ATGACTCGCGCCCCCCGCCCCCCGCTCCCCACATTCGATTTGCCGCAGCTCGCGGTCCACGCGCTGTGGTGGGTCTGGTTCCCGTCCTTCATCCTGAGCTGGGACGCGCTGGGGCTCGCGGGGCGCCTGGGGATGTGCGCGCTGGGATGGATGGTGTTGTTCTGGAACTACGCCGTCCTGCACAACCACATGCATGTATCAACGGCCCGCCCGAAGCTGGCGAACTGGGTGGTGTCGCGCACGCTCGGCATGGCCTGCGGCTTCCCCTACCGCGGCTACTACATCCACCACTTCAACCATCACAAATACAACGACGGCCCGGGGGACTGGGGTCAGCGGCGTCCCGGCGAGGGGGCCCTCCGCTACTGCCTGCGCTCCGCGCTGACGCCCTGGTTCTGGCCTTTCGAGACGGTGGGCCAGGTGTGGCGTTTCGCCAAGAAGCGCAACCAGCGGCTGGAGCTGGTGCTGGACTTCCTCTTCGTGGACGGCACGCTGCTGGCGCTCGTCCTCTGGCGTCCGGCGCTGGGGCTGGCGTGGTGGGCAGTGCTGCTGGTGGGGCAGGTCTGCATCCTCTGGCTGAACCTCGCCGCCCACTTCGAGACGGATGCCAGCCAGCGTGACGCGCTGGGCAATACGTCCACATCACGTTTTTACAACACCTTCTTCTTCAACGCGGGCTACCACCAGGCGCACCACCTGAAGCCGCAGATGCCCTGGTACGAGCTGCCGGAGGCCACGCGGGAGCTCGCCGCCTCGTCCCTGGTCCGTCCGGCGCTCATCACACCGCTTTCACCCATTAATCCGTTCTGGGTGGCCCGAATCGTAAAGCGCTATTCTTCGGAGCCGTGCGATCCGCAGACGGACTCGACGATTACCTCCGGGACCCCCTCGGCCGTTACCTAG
- a CDS encoding helix-turn-helix transcriptional regulator, with translation MRRLVQVLDVELAPAKPHASLVDARRLEAADPSAFAVLVRYMQPREKAFGTSVLKQALVRPEGVVGAVVGGFYTLLSGAYPSRAFSDPAQALEWLGQPEAVAAPLLSKLNDLVSEATGQSPLLRELHQVMKGKLPDVNLADVAREMGMSERTLQRRLREVGTSFQAELNSVQVRMAQALLLETDMKLTAVAVEVGCASLQHFSSLFRKMVGASPSAWRDMQQGKTPAPEVAEAIQAEEDEAPEAP, from the coding sequence GTGCGGCGGCTCGTCCAGGTGCTGGACGTGGAGCTGGCGCCCGCGAAGCCCCATGCCTCGCTGGTGGACGCGCGCCGGCTGGAGGCAGCGGACCCGTCCGCCTTCGCGGTGTTGGTGAGGTACATGCAGCCGCGCGAGAAGGCCTTCGGCACGTCCGTGTTGAAGCAGGCCCTGGTGCGTCCGGAGGGCGTCGTCGGCGCGGTGGTGGGCGGCTTCTACACGCTTTTGTCCGGGGCGTACCCGAGCCGCGCGTTCAGCGACCCGGCGCAGGCGCTGGAGTGGCTGGGCCAGCCGGAGGCGGTGGCGGCGCCGCTGTTGTCGAAGCTGAATGATCTGGTCTCCGAGGCCACCGGCCAGTCGCCCCTGCTGCGCGAATTGCACCAGGTGATGAAGGGCAAGCTCCCGGACGTCAACCTGGCGGACGTGGCCCGGGAGATGGGCATGTCCGAGCGGACGCTTCAGCGGCGGCTGCGGGAGGTGGGCACGTCCTTCCAGGCGGAGCTGAACTCGGTGCAGGTGCGCATGGCGCAGGCGCTGCTGCTGGAGACGGACATGAAGCTCACCGCGGTGGCGGTGGAGGTGGGCTGCGCGTCGCTCCAGCACTTCAGCAGCCTGTTCCGGAAGATGGTGGGCGCGTCACCCAGCGCGTGGCGCGACATGCAGCAGGGCAAGACGCCCGCGCCCGAGGTGGCCGAGGCCATCCAGGCCGAAGAGGACGAGGCCCCAGAGGCTCCGTAG
- a CDS encoding aldo/keto reductase, which yields MQQRTLGQQGLVVSALGLGTMGMTMAYGPTGDEAGSIATIRRAHELGVTFFDTAELYGLGTGSNEKLLGRAVKDIRDKVVLATKFGFDLSDLKRLGTAFNSRPEHIREVTENSLRYLGTDYIDVLYQHRVDPNVPIEDVAGAVKQLIQEGKVRFFGLSEAGPDLIRRAHAVQPVSVLQTEWSLFERAVEDKVLPVVRELGIGFVPYSPLGRGFLTSTPKPASEYPPDDMRSWSARWQPGNFERNVAAVEQLRALAAEKGITVAQLALAWLLVKGNDVVPIPGTRSAARLEENVGAVSVKLTAGDLERIEAILPGGAFGSRYPEQMMPTW from the coding sequence ATGCAGCAACGCACGCTTGGACAGCAGGGCCTCGTCGTCTCCGCGCTCGGGCTCGGGACGATGGGCATGACGATGGCCTACGGGCCCACCGGGGACGAGGCGGGGAGCATCGCCACCATCCGCCGCGCCCATGAGCTCGGCGTGACGTTCTTCGACACCGCCGAGCTCTACGGTCTGGGCACGGGCTCGAACGAGAAGCTCCTGGGCCGTGCGGTGAAGGACATCCGCGACAAGGTGGTCCTCGCCACGAAGTTCGGCTTCGACCTCTCCGACCTCAAGCGGCTCGGCACGGCCTTCAACTCCCGGCCCGAGCACATCCGCGAAGTCACCGAGAACAGCCTCCGCTACCTCGGCACGGACTACATCGATGTCCTCTACCAGCACCGCGTGGACCCCAACGTGCCCATCGAGGACGTCGCCGGCGCCGTGAAGCAGCTCATCCAGGAGGGCAAGGTCCGCTTCTTCGGGCTCAGCGAGGCCGGCCCGGACCTCATCCGCCGTGCGCACGCGGTGCAGCCCGTCTCCGTGCTGCAGACGGAGTGGTCGCTGTTCGAGCGCGCCGTCGAAGACAAGGTGCTCCCCGTTGTGCGTGAGCTTGGAATCGGCTTCGTCCCCTACTCACCCCTGGGCCGCGGATTCCTCACCAGCACCCCGAAGCCCGCGAGCGAGTACCCGCCCGACGATATGCGCAGCTGGTCCGCGCGCTGGCAGCCGGGCAACTTCGAGCGCAACGTGGCCGCCGTCGAGCAGCTCCGTGCGCTCGCCGCGGAGAAGGGCATCACCGTGGCGCAGCTCGCCCTGGCGTGGCTGCTCGTGAAGGGCAACGACGTCGTGCCCATTCCCGGCACCCGCAGCGCCGCCCGCCTCGAGGAGAACGTCGGCGCCGTCTCGGTGAAGCTCACCGCCGGAGACCTCGAGCGCATCGAGGCCATCCTTCCCGGCGGCGCCTTCGGCTCGCGCTACCCCGAGCAGATGATGCCGACCTGGTGA
- a CDS encoding TetR family transcriptional regulator, whose protein sequence is MVRDAAATRSRILDAAFKEFATYGLAGARIDRIAEAAAANKRSIYVYFEHKEGLFNAVMRQVVEEVSEAVPLDVEDLPGYAGRLFDYWLAHPEVMRLMLWIQLERPAESPEGRAAYRRKVESLTRTKGALPRGISATDLIVMVMGLTNGWFLVDDSLRSADGADPHAPERIARHRAALVEAVRRICA, encoded by the coding sequence GTGGTCCGAGACGCCGCCGCCACCCGCTCCCGCATCCTCGACGCTGCCTTCAAGGAGTTCGCCACGTACGGCCTGGCAGGCGCGCGCATCGACCGCATCGCCGAAGCCGCCGCGGCCAACAAGCGCTCCATCTACGTCTACTTCGAGCACAAGGAAGGCCTGTTCAACGCGGTCATGCGTCAGGTGGTCGAGGAGGTCAGCGAGGCCGTGCCGCTCGACGTGGAGGACCTCCCGGGCTACGCGGGCCGCCTGTTCGACTACTGGCTCGCGCATCCGGAGGTGATGCGGCTGATGCTGTGGATTCAGCTCGAGAGGCCCGCGGAGAGTCCCGAGGGCAGGGCTGCCTACCGGCGGAAGGTCGAGTCGCTGACTCGGACCAAGGGGGCGCTCCCCAGGGGCATCAGCGCCACCGACCTGATTGTGATGGTCATGGGGCTCACGAACGGCTGGTTCCTCGTGGATGACTCGCTGCGGTCCGCCGACGGCGCGGACCCGCATGCACCCGAGCGCATCGCCCGGCACCGCGCCGCGCTCGTCGAGGCGGTCCGTCGCATCTGCGCGTGA
- a CDS encoding sensor histidine kinase translates to MRKDATSELDAHLRLRRRNLLLCAAVLALAGATHPLTLGRVIPEVLAVHAAWSAIFVVLGFAVGRRWLRSQVSGGVAALVALGALMLDIRFTGGLASPFFPGLYAVPLIVAVFTPGHRQPTLVACALTLVALLVMCAWSGATPQATLAQVFSFAFVAWVSAYGGRTFRRLRDAERDADRERVEALQRLAESERLRAQGERNRAEMERLAVVGKLAAGVAHEVNNPLAFVKSNLGFLEEELAEPAPDVEELRRVLEETRQGVQRIQQIVADLRRFSRDAVDSDERCAAGDAVEEAGRLASVRLRSLGEVVVDVAPELPPVRISQRHLVQVLVNLLLNAADAVDTAEPRRAARIVVRASAAEAGVRLDVEDNGPGIPESVLPRLFEPFFTTKPPGKGTGLGLALCREYVARAGGTLAAENRAEGGARFTLCLPAATGTAKA, encoded by the coding sequence TTGCGCAAGGACGCCACTTCCGAGCTGGACGCCCACCTGCGGCTGCGGCGCCGCAACCTCCTCTTGTGCGCGGCGGTGCTGGCGCTGGCCGGGGCCACGCATCCGCTGACGCTCGGGCGGGTGATTCCGGAGGTGCTCGCCGTCCACGCGGCGTGGAGCGCCATCTTCGTCGTGCTGGGTTTCGCGGTGGGCCGCCGGTGGCTGCGGTCGCAGGTGTCGGGCGGCGTCGCGGCGCTGGTGGCCCTGGGCGCGCTGATGCTCGACATCCGCTTCACCGGAGGGCTCGCCAGTCCCTTCTTCCCGGGCCTGTACGCGGTGCCGCTCATCGTCGCCGTCTTCACGCCCGGGCATCGGCAGCCCACCCTGGTGGCGTGCGCGCTGACGCTGGTGGCGCTGCTGGTGATGTGCGCGTGGTCCGGCGCGACGCCCCAGGCGACGCTGGCGCAGGTGTTCTCCTTCGCCTTCGTCGCGTGGGTGTCCGCGTACGGCGGGAGGACGTTCCGCCGCCTGCGCGACGCGGAGCGCGACGCGGACCGCGAGCGCGTGGAGGCGCTGCAGCGGCTGGCGGAGAGCGAGCGCCTGCGCGCCCAGGGCGAGCGCAACCGCGCGGAGATGGAGCGGCTGGCGGTGGTGGGCAAGCTGGCTGCGGGCGTGGCGCACGAGGTGAACAACCCGCTGGCCTTCGTGAAGTCCAACCTGGGCTTCCTGGAGGAGGAGCTCGCCGAGCCGGCGCCGGATGTGGAGGAGTTGCGGCGCGTGCTGGAGGAGACGCGGCAGGGCGTGCAGCGCATCCAGCAGATTGTCGCGGACCTGCGGCGCTTCTCGCGTGACGCGGTGGACAGCGACGAGCGCTGCGCGGCGGGTGACGCGGTGGAGGAGGCCGGGCGGCTGGCGTCCGTGCGGCTGCGCAGCCTGGGCGAGGTGGTGGTGGACGTGGCGCCGGAGCTGCCCCCGGTGCGCATCAGCCAGCGTCACCTGGTGCAGGTGCTGGTGAATCTGCTGCTCAACGCGGCGGACGCGGTGGACACGGCGGAGCCCCGGCGCGCGGCGCGCATCGTCGTGCGGGCCTCGGCCGCGGAGGCGGGCGTGCGGCTGGACGTGGAGGACAACGGCCCGGGCATCCCCGAGTCCGTGCTGCCGCGCCTCTTCGAGCCCTTCTTCACCACCAAGCCTCCGGGCAAGGGCACCGGCCTGGGGCTGGCGCTGTGCCGTGAGTACGTGGCGCGCGCCGGAGGCACGCTGGCGGCGGAGAACCGCGCGGAGGGCGGGGCGCGCTTCACGCTGTGCCTGCCCGCTGCGACGGGCACGGCGAAGGCCTGA
- a CDS encoding phospholipase D-like domain-containing protein, translating to MRPIEAELLSGSALYREVVLEKLLHARESVWMATANVKAMFVEHQGHYVPLVEVLDKLAARGVALRLLHAELPSRPFRAAFDAKARLVAGGLGLKVCPRVHFKAVVVDGAWAYLGSANLTGAGLGAKSDTARNFELGFVTEDFDVIDRVTALYEAVWSGAECRTCRLRAVCPDPIVPADKRVTRERGVAKLGKARRLKRHTSKHR from the coding sequence ATGCGTCCGATTGAAGCCGAGCTGCTGTCTGGCAGCGCGCTGTACCGCGAGGTGGTGCTGGAGAAGCTGCTGCACGCGCGCGAGTCGGTGTGGATGGCCACGGCCAACGTGAAGGCGATGTTCGTGGAGCACCAGGGCCACTACGTCCCGCTGGTGGAGGTGCTGGACAAGCTGGCCGCGCGCGGCGTGGCGCTGCGGCTGTTGCACGCGGAATTGCCGAGCCGCCCGTTCCGCGCGGCCTTCGACGCGAAGGCGCGGCTGGTGGCGGGAGGACTGGGGCTCAAGGTGTGCCCTCGGGTGCACTTCAAGGCCGTGGTGGTGGACGGCGCGTGGGCGTACCTGGGAAGCGCCAACCTCACCGGCGCGGGGCTGGGCGCCAAGTCAGACACGGCGCGCAACTTCGAGCTGGGCTTCGTCACCGAGGACTTCGATGTCATCGACCGCGTGACAGCGCTCTACGAGGCCGTGTGGAGCGGCGCCGAGTGCCGCACGTGCCGGCTGCGTGCGGTCTGCCCGGACCCCATCGTTCCCGCCGACAAGCGCGTGACTCGGGAGCGAGGCGTCGCGAAGCTGGGCAAGGCGCGCCGGCTGAAGCGCCACACGTCGAAGCATCGCTGA
- a CDS encoding TetR/AcrR family transcriptional regulator translates to MVSNTAAKAKRAVPQRARKEEDKEARRRLILDEALALYRSTSYADVKMADVAERAKLAKGTVFLYFPTKEALFLALLEDLLFTWFARLHGLLEHGEGRWTGARLARTVAESLEGEEPLTRLLAMLQTVLEQNVTVEQVRPFKERLLGALLSTGARVEQRLPFLKEGDGPRFLIHLHALVTGLRQMSDVAPVARELLTEPHLAPLRVDFTAELTAALTTLLRGLESR, encoded by the coding sequence ATGGTCAGCAACACGGCGGCGAAGGCGAAGCGGGCCGTGCCCCAGCGGGCGCGGAAGGAGGAGGACAAGGAGGCGCGGCGGAGGCTCATCCTGGACGAGGCGCTGGCGCTGTACCGCTCCACCTCGTACGCGGACGTGAAGATGGCGGACGTGGCGGAGCGGGCGAAGCTCGCGAAGGGGACGGTGTTCCTCTACTTCCCCACCAAGGAGGCCCTCTTCCTGGCGCTGCTGGAGGATTTGCTCTTCACCTGGTTCGCGCGGCTGCACGGGCTGCTTGAGCACGGCGAGGGCCGGTGGACGGGCGCGCGGCTGGCGCGCACGGTGGCCGAGTCGCTGGAGGGAGAAGAGCCGCTGACGCGCCTGCTGGCCATGCTCCAGACGGTGCTGGAGCAGAACGTCACCGTGGAGCAGGTGCGGCCCTTCAAGGAGCGGCTGTTGGGCGCGCTCTTGAGCACCGGCGCCCGCGTGGAGCAGCGGCTGCCCTTCCTGAAGGAGGGAGACGGCCCTCGCTTCCTCATCCACCTGCACGCGCTGGTGACGGGCCTCCGCCAGATGTCGGACGTGGCGCCGGTGGCGCGCGAGCTGCTCACCGAGCCGCACCTGGCCCCGCTGCGCGTGGACTTCACCGCTGAATTGACGGCCGCACTCACCACCCTGCTTCGCGGGCTCGAGTCCCGCTGA